From Carya illinoinensis cultivar Pawnee chromosome 5, C.illinoinensisPawnee_v1, whole genome shotgun sequence, one genomic window encodes:
- the LOC122310343 gene encoding protein FAR1-RELATED SEQUENCE 5-like — protein sequence MRLKNVFWVDARSRAAYQSFGDAITFDTTYLTNAYKMPFAPFVGVNHHGQSILFGCGLISNEDANTFEWLFESWLKCMNDQPPNAIITDQDKAMKLAIARVFPLSRHRFYSLHKFVYDSLSENEFEERWSALLETNDLRENAWLRSLYADRQYWVPAYVKNTFWAGTSTTQRSEGMNAFFDEYVHSRTILKQFVDQYDSTLSRKAENEAIADFNSFNTEIPCIFHYPIENQFQKIYTIAKFKKVQEEFRGFLYLTTSYLGGDGANFTYVVGDEIKLDKSEVPPKYILDRWRKDIKRQYENVKSSYEATSNPEKQRFNRIQNCFYKLCSNAAKTERSCVKLIGQLEQLKLECPDDDSYEGTSIAGLVTPIDGTTSKVLSPLVVWSKGRPTTKRRTHPVEKAIKKPSTRRRLSTTEVQNPLIILYTYVEFIF from the exons ATGAGGTTAAAGAATGTGTTTTGGGTAGACGCCCGAAGTAGAGCTGCGTATCAATCATTCGGGGATGCAATCACTTTTGATACCACATACTTGACCAACGCTTATAAAATGCCATTTGCGCCATTTGTGGGTGTGAACCATCATGGTCAGTCAATTCTATTCGGGTGTGGATTGATTTCCAATGAGGATGCAAATACTTTTGAGTGGTTGTTTGAGTCATGGTTGAAGTGTATGAATGACCAACCACCAAATGCAATCATTACAGACCAAGATAAGGCAATGAAACTTGCAATTGCCAGGGTGTTTCCATTGTCTAGGCATCGCTTCT ATAGTCTACACAAATTTGTGTATGACTCATTAAGTGAGAATGAGTTTGAAGAACGATGGAGCGCTTTGCTTGAAACAAATGATCTTCGCGAGAATGCTTGGTTGAGATCGCTTTATGCTGATAGGCAGTATTGGGTGCCGGCGTACGttaaaaatacattttgggCCGGAACGTCAACCACACAACGTAGTGAgggcatgaatgcattttttgatgaATATGTTCACTCCCGGACCATATTGAAACAATTTGTGGATCAGTACGATTCAACCCTTAGCAGGAAGGCAGAGAATGAAGCAATTGCTGACTTTAATTCATTTAACACTGAGATTCCTTGCATATTTCACTATCCTATCGAGaatcaatttcaaaaaatatatacaattgcCAAGTTCAAGAAAGTCCAAGAAGAATTTCGAGGGTTTTTATATTTGACTACCTCGTATTTAGGTGGTGATGGGGCAAACTTTACGTACGTAGTCGGGGATGAGATCAAA TTAGACAAGAGTGAAGTTCCACCAAAGTACATTTTGGATCGGTGGAGGAAGGATATAAAGAGACAATATGAAAATGTAAAAAGTAGTTATGAGGCGACGAGCAACCCTGAGAAACAAAGGTTCAATCGGATCCAAAATTGCTTCTATAAACTGTGTTCAAATGCCGCAAAGACCGAGAGAAGCTGTGTGAAATTGATCGGTCAACTAGAACAGTTGAAGTTGGAGTGCCCCGATGACGATTCATATGAAGGTACTTCCATAGCTGGTCTTGTTACTCCCATTGATGGCACAACCAGCAAAGTTCTTAGTCCATTAGTTGTTTGGAGTAAAGGAAGACCCACAACTAAGAGAAGAACACACCCCGTTGAGAAGGCTATCAAGAAACCGAGTACTAGAAGGAGACTATCCACAACTGAAGTCCAAAATCCTTTGATTATTTTGTACACATAtgtagaattcattttttag
- the LOC122311281 gene encoding growth-regulating factor 4-like: MNSSGGGGGGGGGGGGAGNGVGTVMVGGMRSPFTASQWQELEHQALIFKYMMAGLPVPPDLVLPIQKSFESISHRFFHQPTMGYCSFYGKKVDPEPGRCRRTDGKKWRCSKDAYPDSKYCERHMHRGRNRSRKPVESQTMTQSSSSTVTSLTVTGGSSGNESFQSLPLSAFGNPQGASSGTNQSQYHLDSIPFGIPNKDYRYLQGLKPEVGEHSFFSDASGSNRNLQMDSPLDNTWPLMPSRVASFPGSKPSDNSMLQNDFPQHSFLGSDFALGEPVKQEGQSLRPFFDEWPKTRESWSGLEDERSNQTSFSTTQLSISIPMTTSDFSAASSQSPHEN; encoded by the exons ATGAACAGTAGTGGGGGTGGTGGAGGAGGTGGCGGTGGGGGTGGTGGGGCTGGGAATGGGGTGGGGACAGTAATGGTGGGAGGGATGAGGTCACCTTTTACAGCGTCACAATGGCAGGAGCTGGAGCACCAAGCTTTGATCTTCAAGTATATGATGGCTGGTTTGCCTGTGCCACCTGATCTTGTGCTCCCCATTCAGAAAAGCTTCGAGTCCATTTCTCATAGGTTCTTCCACCAACCCACCA TGGGCTATTGCTCCTTCTATGGGAAGAAGGTGGATCCGGAGCCAGGACGATGCCGGAGGACTGATGGCAAAAAGTGGAGGTGTTCCAAAGACGCGTACCCGGACTCCAAGTACTGTGAGCGCCACATGCACCGTGGCCGCAACCGTTCAAGAAAGCCTGTGGAATCGCAAACCATGACACAGTCATCATCGTCTACTGTGACATCACTGACTGTTACTGGAGGCAGCAGTGGAAATGAGAGCTTCCAGAGCCTTCCGTTGAGTGCCTTTGGTAATCCCCAAGGCGCCAGTTCTGGAACCAACCAATCCCAATATCATTTGGACTCTATTCCGTTTGGAATCCCAAACAAAGATTACAG GTACCTTCAGGGACTTAAACCTGAGGTAGGTGAGCATAGTTTCTTCTCTGATGCATCAGGCAGCAATAGGAATCTCCAGATGGACTCACCGCTAGATAACACATGGCCTTTAATGCCGTCCAGAGTTGCCTCATTTCCTGGATCAAAACCCAGTGACAATTCCATGTTACAGAATGATTTTCCCCAGCACTCTTTTTTGGGTAGTGATTTTGCCTTGGGAGAACCTGTGAAACAGGAGGGTCAGTCTCTTCGACCTTTCTTTGATGAATGGCCTAAAACTAGGGAATCTTGGTCTGGTCTTGAGGATGAGAGATCCAATCAGACCTCCTTCTCCACAACTCAGCTCTCGATATCCATTCCAATGACAACCTCAGACTTCTCTGCAGCGAGTTCCCAGTCTCCACATG AGAATTGA
- the LOC122310344 gene encoding protein FAR1-RELATED SEQUENCE 5-like, with protein MASFVHLTDDEYDEVLVDDGPDNYDGIEEPKEDDGVEEPIVGMTFSSEEEVWSYYMRYAKQKGFGVRRRNSRQSEDGQVRWFTLVCARQGIAKSHVSNIIKPRQTKRVGCKARINAVLNEDDGYTLSNVILDHTHYCSLGKARRFRCFKKVDTRVAKRLEINDEAGIRTSKTFQSVIVEAGGYENVPFGQKECQNYIEKARQLRLGVGGVEALTNYF; from the coding sequence ATGGCTTCCTTTGTACACTTGACGGATGATGAGTATGATGAAGTATTGGTTGATGATGGGCCTGATAATTATGATGGTATCGAAGAACCTAAGGAAGATGATGGTGTCGAGGAACCAatagttggaatgactttttcTAGTGAGGAAGAAGTCTGGTCTTATTATATGAGATATGCTAAACAAAAAGGGTTTGGGGTCCGTAGAAGGAATTCTAGACAAAGCGAAGATGGACAGGTTAGATGGTTTACATTGGTATGTGCGCGACAAGGCATAGCAAAGAGTCACGTTTCCAATATAATCAAGCCAAGACAAACAAAGAGGGTAGGGTGTAAAGCAAGAATTAATGCAGTTTTGAATGAAGATGACGGATACACCTTGTCTAATGTAATCTTGGATCACACACATTACTGCAGTCTAGGGAAAGCAAGACGCTTTAGATGCTTCAAGAAGGTAGATACTCGTGTGGCTAAGAGGCttgaaataaatgatgaagCTGGAATACGTACGTCAAAAACTTTCCAGAGTGTAATTGTTGAAGCGGGGGGGTATGAGAATGTGCCATTTGGGCAAAAGGAATGTCAAAACTATATTGAGAAAGCACGACAACTTCGTCTCGGAGTTGGAGGCGTTGAAGCTTTAACTAACTACTTCTAG